The window atggaggaggagtctcacttttggattttgcaagagcttttgggttggtgatagccaattcgagttttccaaagaaggaggaacacttggtaaccttccgtagttcggtggctaagactcaaatagactttttactccttaggaaggatgataaaggtctgtgtaaggattgtaaggtcattccgagcgagtatcttacaacccgacataagctcttggtgatggatttagcgatcaagatgacgaggaagaagagggtcgtggaggaccgacctaggatcagatgggggagtttgaccactattagtgccctggagatgggagcGAAATTGAAgaatatgggggcctgggatagtagtggggatgcgaccagtatgtgggataagacggctagttgcattagggtggtagcaagggaagtgttgggggtctcgccaggtagtcgtggtcagcatcaaggggactggtggtggaatggagaagttcaagggaaggtggaagcaaagaaggtggcgtatgcgaagttgatagaaagcacgaatgaggtggagaagtggacgaatacagaactttataagatggcgaggaaggaggcgaagttggcggtttcgacggcaaaaacgacagcttttgaacgcatgtatgctgaactagaagagaaaggaggggaccagaaattgttcaggctagccaaggcgagggagagaaaggcacgtgatgtggatcaagtaaaatgcatcaaggacgagcatggaaaagtattgcTAGAGgggactctcattagacggagatggcagtcatacttctccaaactcttgaatgaagaaggggacagagacattgtgttgggtgaTTTAGAACATATAGGAAGGCGTCGCGATTTTGGCTATttcaggagtattaaggttgacgaggttaagggtgctgttcgtaggatgcgcaggggaagagcgaccggacctgatgaGATTCCGAGGGAATTCTGGAAGAGCACGGACCCGACAGGTTTGGAGTgcctgactaggttgtttaatgtcatctttaagacgacattgatgcccgaagaatggagggcgagtgtaatgatccctctatacaagaataagggagatatccaaagttgcaacaactatagaggtatcaagctgttaagccatactatgaaagtgtgggaaaaggtggtggagatgagggtgaggagaggtgtgtctatttcagaaaaccagtttggattcatgccgggacgttcaactacagaagtcatccatcttatgagaaggttggtggagtagtatagggagaggaagagggacttacacatggtattcatcgacctagaaaaggcttatgacaaagttccaagacagatcctatggaaatgcttggaggctaaaagtgtacctgtcgcgtacattagggtgatcaaggacatgtatgagggagccaaaaccagggtgaggacagtaggaggagactcagagcactttccagttgtgatggggttgcatcaaggatcagctcttagtccgtttttatttgccttggtgatggatggattgacacggcaaattcaaggtgaggtgccatggtgtatgcttttcgcggacgacatagtcctgattgacgagactcgtagcggagttaacgctaagctggagtgttggagacatactctggagtttaaagggtttaagctaagtaggaccaagacagagtacttagagtgtaagttcagtgaagcacctcaggaggctgacttggaagtaaggcttggtacccaggtcatccagaagaaaagtagtttcaagtacattgggtctattatgcaaggcagcggggagattgatgatgatgtcacacatcgtattggggcagggtggatgaaatggaggcttgcttccggagtgctatgtgacaagaaggtgccaccaaaacttaaaggcaagttctacaaagtggtggttagaccgactatgctgtatggggcgaagtgttggccagttaagatctctcacgttcaaaagatgaaagttgccgagatgagaatgttgagatggatgtgtggccacaccaggagtgacaggattaggaatgaggatattcgggataaggtgggggtggcctcggtggaagacaagatgcgagaagcgagattgagatggtttgggcatgtgaagaggagagacacagatgccctagtgcggaggtgtgagaggttggccatggatggtttcagacgaggtaggggtaggccgaagaagtattggggagaggtaattaggcacgacatggcgcaactatagcttaccaaggacatgaccttagataggagggtttggaggacccaaattagggtagaaggctagtagataatctcgttatccgttcttatttaGTCGCACTATTGCAATATAGTTTCTTGTgctcagatttctgctattatctgttattttctgtgctttgattatcctgtgttatctgctccgatttctgctattatctgttatttcctgtgccgCTTGCATtattgcatttccatatcgctttgaatctctaaTCTCTTATtcgaatcttttaaccttatctgacttctttttatgcttttatgcttttattgagccgagggtctttcggaaacagccgtcctaccttggtaggagtaaggtctgcgtacactctaccctccccagaccccacgatgtgggatttcactgggttgttgttgttgttgttgctgctaagAAGTTTGTAGATAGAACTGTTGGAGTCGAAAATCATCAAGCATTATCATTTCTCACTGGATAATGCGATATTGACGGAGAAGAATGAAAGAAACATAAGCTTCAGCATATCTCTATTGGGAAACAATCTTGAAATGTTAAGAAAACAGGGAGATTACCATAGACTTGTGCTTGAAAAtacgttaatatatatatatatatatatatattttttttttttatatatatttttttttttgaaatgttaCATAAGATGCACAAAAATTGTTTTCAACTTTTGTTGAATTGTGTGATCATTTCATCTAAAAGCCTAGGATAAACTTTTAATTGCTTCACTATAATCTGCTTCGATACCACGTTAAATTGTGTGATTGTCACATCTAAAAGTTTAACATTTTAGAAAGTGTACACTTCTAATTGctacttcatttttcatttctcattttcttGCATCCCACAAAAACACTGAGTATAGGACCGAAGTTGGATATGACCCTGCTAGAGCTGTAAGACATAGAAAGCTAGCCGGACATCCCCTGATAAGTTGATACAGACAGAAAGCTATCATGTACGATTATAGCAGAAAATGGGACCTTTTCTGGTTCCTTTATAACGTACTCAACATACATACTAAAGAAACAATATGCTATTACTAAAAATAGAAATGACCATCCCAAGGAGCTAAACTGATGGAAGCAAGCCCGGCATTTTCTTTAAGCTGATAATGCTTTCTTATCGCTGAACCTGCAAAGCATACCTGATCCCAACAGATTTTGGTACTAAACCAAACTCATCCATCAAATATAAGGTACTGCTGAGATTAGAGAAGATTCACAGGCCAGTGTGTTTCCACTTTTGTGCGATGATTCCAGTCAAAAGTATTTAAGGTAGTACTGTAATTGCTGCAATTGATGTTTGATCCTACAGTAAATGTAAACAAGTCACATGTTTCTGTTACGACGTTTACTGAAGTTTCAAGTCCTCTATTACGTTTAGCGGTTCTGGTAAGTTCAATAACCTAGCAAAAACGTTTTGATAGTCACTGAGATTGTTCCCTCGTAGGATTTAAGCTGTATGACAGTGTAAGATTTTTTACACTTTTAGTGTAGTTTTAGCCTTTGATAGTTGGTT is drawn from Lycium barbarum isolate Lr01 chromosome 8, ASM1917538v2, whole genome shotgun sequence and contains these coding sequences:
- the LOC132605378 gene encoding uncharacterized protein LOC132605378; the encoded protein is MSIELVKILKKRKINIACIQETKWVGPKAKEVDGYKLWFSSRSKYRNGVGILVDSELRDQVVEVRRVTDRMMSIKVVVEGLTLNIISVYAPQAGLGDEEKRRFWEDLDELVGGIPPTEKLFVGGDFNGHIRPISGGYDDVYGGFGFGDRNGGGVSLLDFARAFGLVIANSSFPKKEEHLVTFRSSVAKTQIDFLLLRKDDKGLCKDCKVIPSEYLTTRHKLLVMDLAIKMTRKKRVVEDRPRIRWGSLTTISALEMGAKLKNMGAWDSSGDATSMWDKTASCIRVVAREVLGVSPGSRGGEVDEYRTL